The following coding sequences are from one Triticum aestivum cultivar Chinese Spring chromosome 5A, IWGSC CS RefSeq v2.1, whole genome shotgun sequence window:
- the LOC123105485 gene encoding actin cytoskeleton-regulatory complex protein pan1, translating to MELFAHAKAVRLKSRHDKFLYADEDELHVTQDRNGSSPSARWTVEPVPHAPGAVRLRSRYGRYLAASTEPFLLGMTGRKVLQAAAAPGGRPDASVEWEPVRDGFQVRLKSRAGGVRGGGDKYLRANGGVPPWRNSVTHDVPHRTATQEWVLWDVEIVQVLTPGPATPAPEKAASAPPAALAPDSPPAPKLRPAPTPYEAHHRPTKSQTSPPPPDYAPPPPPKPKPEPRLSKLEPSDSFSAPLHKVQGRAIHYHIADDKGDVDEDTERRSFTFNGSNLEELTQKLQEETGIDDLIVCTRSPISGKLTPLLLQLPPNNAAMHIVLVRESSKVAKTFPWPYGT from the exons ATGGAGCTGTTCGCGCACGCCAAGGCGGTGCGGCTGAAGAGCCGGCACGACAAGTTCCTGTACGCGGACGAGGACGAGCTGCACGTCACGCAGGACCGCAACGGCTCCTCCCCGAGCGCGCGCTGGACGGTGGAGCCCGTGCCGCACGCGCCCGGCGCGGTGCGCCTCCGCAGCAGGTACGGCCGCTACCTGGCCGCCTCCACCGAGCCCTTCCTGCTGGGCATGACCGGCCGCAAGGtgctgcaggcggcggcggcgcccgggggCCGCCCCGACGCGTCCGTCGAGTGGGAGCCCGTCCGCGACGGCTTCCAGGTGCGCCTCAAGTCCCGCGCCGGCGGCGTCCGCGGGGGCGGGGACAAGTACCTCCGCGCCAACGGGGGCGTCCCGCCCTGGCGCAACTCGGTCACCCACGACGTGCCGCACCGCACCGCCACCCAGGAATGGGTGCTCTGGGACGTCGAGATCGTGCAGGTGCTCACCCCCGGCCCGGCCACGCCCGCGCCGGAGAAGGCCGCGTCGGCGCCCCCCGCCGCCCTCGCGCCCGACTCGCCGCCCGCGCCCAAGCTCAGGCCCGCCCCCACGCCCTACGAGGCGCACCACCGGCCCACCAAGTCCCagacctccccgccgccgccggactacgcgccgcccccgccgcccaagcccaagccggagcccaggCTGTCCAAGCTGGAG CCTTCCGATTCTTTCTCCGCCCCGTTGCACAAGGTTCAGGGCCGTGCGATCCACTACCACATTGCAGACGATAAGGGCGACGTGGACGAGGATACCGAGAGACGCTCATTCACGTTTAATGGTTCCAACCTTGAGGAGCTCACCCAGAAGTTACAAGAGGAAACgggcatcgatgatctgatcgtcTGCACGCGCAGCCCTATCAGCGGGAAGCTCACTCCTCTCCTTCTGCAGCTGCCTCCGAACAATGCAGCGATGCACATTGTGCTTGTCCGTGAGTCCTCAAAAG TGGCGAAGACATTTCCATGGCCGTACGGCACATAA
- the LOC123108071 gene encoding uncharacterized protein, translating to MCQLSSVGRETKMAGEGDVPDNETEGSANPISRRHSKRAAKRQPHGDDKDGDGEDDDGGERFLLVKLQRRKVRMKAVSKGVDATSSAAAAEGGEGNEEDNAERQSQAGRIRASPGRLVKLNNKLSPLQKSPPLPQAVWRPGFMF from the exons ATGTGCCAACTTTCTTCTGTCGGCAGAG AGACCAAAATGGCTGGAGAAGGAGATGTGCCTGACAATGAAACAGAG GGTTCTGCAAATCCGATCTCACGACGGCACTCAAAAAGGGCTGCTAAGCGGCAGCCGCATGGCGATGATAAGGACGGGGATGGAGAGGATGACGAT GGTGGCGAAAGATTCCTCTTAGTAAAACTGCAGAGAAGAAAGGTGCGCATGAAGGCAGTATCCAAAGGGGTAGATGCCACATCTTCTGCAGCAGCCGCTGAG GGGGGTGAGGGTAATGAAGAAGATAATGCAGAACGACAGTCACAAGCTGGTAGGATAAGGGCATCTCCTGGGAGGTTGGTGAAGTTGAACAATAAGTTGAGCCCATTACAAAAGTCCCCCCCTCTGCCACAAGCTGTTTGGAGGCCTGGATTCATGTTTTAG